One genomic window of Anoplolepis gracilipes chromosome 5, ASM4749672v1, whole genome shotgun sequence includes the following:
- the Chb gene encoding CLIP-associating protein 2 isoform X8, which yields MSDTAGMLIPNGHCCLHRGLKKYPSIDKKLWDASSRWILQWDNIVKHPGARARGCHCDIHKPPWLYPDLVGKDSDETDRAKKFVLQIKSAPVKRLNMPPKRGQFGPARTPSSALAAPGSSFTVPRSTTVKRTLSVRSASAQAGAVDEEYFITSFEAVPPVTVFSAKDLEEQMKIIKDTVGDDKKDWKLRTDSMKKLRAIVLAGGTMYENFHECLKNVQRPFEQACTDLRSQVAREACVTLAFLSQSLKTKFASFGEAVLLTLMNLIQNSAKVVATAGAVAVRFILQNTHCSRYVPIIISCVSNKSKDIRKASWEYLALILQTWPTQILQKHITVLPDALKKGIADSDAEARVFARKSFWAFKNHFPEQAEILLNNLDASYKRSLMSLSNSGSSNSLNVVANARSSSVSPRTARPAMSAAGSTENLHQTIGQPHGLRRTPSLPRSYRQSGIPILQRPTDSHYRGTPGSVRSTSAIDLQAAQRAKARTMYANISRQKAAAALPRPSKSPDPNVASPERIARTRTRMSGVSQSQPSSRSGSPSSRLNYATYNREGESLIGRPRRLSGHGVNSTSNSREPSPQRFGMDRSFASKIRGRNLHMSPTDSTRPPVMAQKMLLKSREAESALADALTLDSIENYGRIPGKGDHSDDSENSSICSERSIDGYRRASDSYSWSGSQPRLYRDLWDQSIPKDIKEIIENCGHKHWGDRKEGLVGLQHYLNSGNTLTTSDLRRVTDIFTKMFMDSHTKVFSLFLDTLNELVITHSEGLGDWLYVLCARLLNKLGTDLLGSIQTKIQRTLDIVRDYFPGQQLLPAVMRYLTDPTQTPNSRVKVAALKFITQIAETAEPSALTSSAGTALARLLDWSNDGKSQDVKRHAQNAVISLYNLNPPQVTMILSELPKYYQETAWPLVQNHLRKSASSNPASPGTPPPRAQSSPARTKAKNDVKDSRTEIDGGDENMEEVYNSSHRSLRRTTAEIQNYGFERLERATTSKDSGISNMADVEERMEGLTLSNSGRSSSVSSPTQRGRSVSNITVNGSDTIAGDLILPQENNGYKTHGSSPDLMNRPEIVDNMVKTLQSKVAQTTEKVSVLQEFQLYVREGDALYVKRNFKKVLKVLLDSLSNDGKVIQVEVLQTLIDMLKCQELIESFSSYNELLVLKVIYAYKSDDQKVDASSGSGGRSPVHWNAEKCAATMAMVLKPEQIIHLVSTIIATESYPLNMGAIKMLHKVVEHWGRDAIEPHLAKVMPGLIKAYDDAESAVRKSAVFCMVAIHVAVGEEALKPHLSSLYSSKLKLLNIYIQRAQQQANSTPASPRSNNKN from the exons TTGGCAAAGACAGCGACGAAACCGACAGAGCG AAAAAGTTTGTGTTGCAGATCAAATCGGCTCCTGTGAAGAGGCTGAATATGCCTCCGAAACGAGGTCAATTTGGACCTGCTAGGACACCGTCCTCTGCCTTAG CTGCTCCTGGTTCATCCTTCACGGTCCCAAGGTCAACGACTGTCAAAAGAACTCTGTCAGTAAGATCAGCATCag CGCAAGCCGGAGCCGTCGACGAAGAATATTTCATCACTTCGTTTGAAGCCGTACCTCCTGTTACTGTATTTTCGGCGAAAGACCTCGAAGAACAGATGAAGATTATCAAAGATACAGTGGGCGATGACAAGAAAGATTGGAAACTGAGAACGGATAGC atgaaaaaattaaggGCCATTGTACTCGCAGGTGGCACTATGTACGAAAATTTTCACGAATGCCTAAAGAACGTACAGCGACCATTCGAACAAGCCTGCACAGACCTTAGATCCCAAGTAGCGCGAGAGGCGTGTGTAACTCTAGCCTTTCTGAGTCAGAGCCTGAAGACCAAATTTGCCAGTTTTGGCGAGGCGGTTTTGCTCACGTTAATGAACCTCATACAGAACAGTGCCAAG GTCGTGGCGACAGCCGGTGCAGTAGCAGTTCGGTTTATCCTTCAAAATACTCACTGTAGTCGATATGTGCCTATCATTATATCGTGCGTGAGTAACAAGAGCAAAGACATTCGCAAAGCATCCTGGGAATATCTGGCTCTAATTCTGCAGACGTGGCCTACGCAGATATTGCAAAAGCACATAACAGTATTGCCAGATGCACTTAAAAAGGGCATCGCGGATTCTGATGCGGAAGCGCGAGTTTTCGCCAGAAA ATCATTCTGGGCATTTAAAAATCACTTTCCGGAACAAGCGGAAATATTACTGAATAACCTGGACGCGTCATACAAACGTTCTTTGATGTCACTCAGCAATAGCGGTAGCAGTAACAGCTTAAATGTTGTGGCTAATGCGAGATCGTCAAGCGTTAGTCCCCGAACAGCCAGACCTGCGATGAGCGCGGCAG GTAGTACGGAAAATTTGCATCAGACCATTGGTCAACCGCACGGTCTCAGACGTACTCCGTCTTTGCCTCGATCTTATCGTCAGTCTGGTATCCCGATACTACAAAGACCAACAGACAgtcatt aCCGAGGTACACCGGGAAGTGTTAGATCTACTAGCGCGATCGATTTACAAGCTGCTCAAAGGGCAAAAGCCAGAACAATGTATGCAAATATAAGTAGACAAAAAGCGGCAGCAGCACTTc CTCGCCCTAGTAAATCTCCAGATCCTAATGTTGCTAGTCcagaaagaattgcaagaACGAGAACAAGAATGTCGGGAGTTTCGCAATCTCAAc CTAGCAGCAGATCAGGTTCCCCATCGTCTAGATTGAACTACGCGACGTACAATCGCGAAGGCGAATCACTGATAGGCAGACCAAGACGATTATCTGGACATGGTGTCAATAGCACAAGCAACAGTCGCGAACCTAGTCCACAGAGGTTTGGAATGGATAGGAGTTTTGCGAGCAAAATAcg AGGGAGAAATCTACATATGTCACCGACGGACAGCACCAGGCCACCAGTCATGGCGCAGAAAATGCTGTTGAAATCGCGCGAAGCGGAGTCCGCTTTGGCGGACGCTCTAACTCTCGACAGTATCGAAAATTACGGCAGAATACCTGGCAAAGGAGATCATAGTGATGACAGTGAAAATAGTAGTATATGTTCGGAACGAAGCATAGATGGTTACAGACGAGCTAGTGat TCGTACTCATGGAGTGGCTCTCAACCGAGACTATACCGTGATCTATGGGATCAGTCTATCCCAAAG GatatcaaagaaattattgaaaactGTGGTCATAAACATTGGGGAGATCGGAAAGAAGGCTTGGTGGGCTTGCAGCATTATTTGAACAGTGGGAACACATTGACAACATCAGATTTGCGTAGAGTAACAGAcatttttacgaaaatgtTCATGGATTCCCATACCAAAGTCTTCAGTTTGTTTCTGGACACATTGAATGAACTAGTGATAACTCACAGCGAAGGTCTTGGTGATTGGCTTTATGTTTTGTGTGCAAGACTGCTCAATAAATTGGGCACTGATCTATTGGGATctatacaaacaaaaattcaGAGAACACTTGATATTGTAAG AGACTATTTTCCGGGACAACAGCTTCTACCAGCTGTAATGAGATATCTAACAGATCCAACACAAACACCAAATTCTCGCGTAAAAGTAGCAGCGTTGAAATTTATCACACAGATCGCTGAGACGGCAGAACCGTCCGCGTTAACTAGTTCTGCAGGGACAGCACTTGCGCGACTGCTCGACTGGTCAAATGATGGCAAAAGCCAAGACGTTAAGAGGCACGCACAGAACGCTGTGATATCGCTTTATAATCTCAATCCACCTCAAGTTACTATGATACTATCCGAGTTACCGAAATACTATCAA gAAACAGCCTGGCCTCTAGTACAAAATCATCTAAGGAAATCTGCTTCGAGTAATCCGGCTTCACCCGGCACACCACCGCCTAGAGCGCAAAGCTCGCCAGCTCGAACGAAAGCGAAGAACGACGTTAAAGATTCGAGAACCGAAATCGATGGAGGAGATGAGAACATGGAAGAAGTATACAA ttcttCTCATAGATCACTACGACGCACAACCGCTGAAATCCAAAATTACGGTTTCGAGCGTCTGGAGAGAGCTACTACCAGCAAAGACAGTGGAATCAGCAACATGGCCGATGTAGAAGAAAGAATGGAAGGTCTCACTTTATCCAATTCG GGTCGATCTTCGTCGGTTTCTTCACCAACACAACGAGGACGATCTGTTAGTAATATAACGGTAAATGGATCCGATACGATTGCTGGTGATTTGATTTTACCTCAAGAGAATAATGGTTACAAAACGCACg GATCATCGCCTGATCTAATGAATAGACCAGAAATCGTGGATAATATGGTTAAAACCCTACAATCTAAAGTGGCACAAACTACGGAGAAAGTATCAGTGTTACaagaatttcaattatatgttCGCGAAGGGGATGCGTTGTATGTCAAACGAAATTTTAA AAAAGTGCTCAAAGTTTTATTAGATAGTTTATCCAATGATGGTAAAGTGATACAGGTAGAGGTGCTTCAAACGCTAATTGATATGCTTAAATGTCAAGAATTGATAGAGAGTTTTTCCTCTTATAATGAATTGCTGGTATTGAAAGTTATTTATGCCTACAAATCCGATGATCAGAAGGTCGATGCTTCTAGCGGTAGCGGCGGTAGATCACCA GTACATTGGAACGCGGAGAAGTGTGCAGCGACGATGGCTATGGTTTTAAAACCTGAACAGATTATACATTTAGTTTCTACCATAATCGCTACAGAATCGTATCCATTAAATATGGGCGCAATAAAGATGTTACACAAGGTCGTGGAGCATTGGGGACGCGATGCTATCGAACCTCATCTTGCCAAAGTTATGCCAGGCCTTATCAAG GCTTACGATGATGCTGAAAGCGCAGTTCGCAAGAGTGCAGTCTTTTGTATGGTTGCGATTCATGTCGCGGTCGGTGAGGAGGCGCTGAAACCGCATCTGAGCAGTCTATATTCCAGCAAActgaaattgttaaatatttatatacaacgtGCGCAGCAACAAGCGAACAGTACACCCGCCAGTCCGCGTAGCAACAATAAGAATTAA
- the Chb gene encoding CLIP-associating protein 2 isoform X9 yields MSDTAGMLIPNGHCCLHRGLKKYPSIDKKLWDASSRWILQWDNIVKHPGARARGCHCDIHKPPWLYPDLVGKDSDETDRAIKSAPVKRLNMPPKRGQFGPARTPSSALAAPGSSFTVPRSTTVKRTLSVRSASAQAGAVDEEYFITSFEAVPPVTVFSAKDLEEQMKIIKDTVGDDKKDWKLRTDSMKKLRAIVLAGGTMYENFHECLKNVQRPFEQACTDLRSQVAREACVTLAFLSQSLKTKFASFGEAVLLTLMNLIQNSAKVVATAGAVAVRFILQNTHCSRYVPIIISCVSNKSKDIRKASWEYLALILQTWPTQILQKHITVLPDALKKGIADSDAEARVFARKSFWAFKNHFPEQAEILLNNLDASYKRSLMSLSNSGSSNSLNVVANARSSSVSPRTARPAMSAAGSTENLHQTIGQPHGLRRTPSLPRSYRQSGIPILQRPTDSHYRGTPGSVRSTSAIDLQAAQRAKARTMYANISRQKAAAALPRPSKSPDPNVASPERIARTRTRMSGVSQSQPSSRSGSPSSRLNYATYNREGESLIGRPRRLSGHGVNSTSNSREPSPQRFGMDRSFASKIRGRNLHMSPTDSTRPPVMAQKMLLKSREAESALADALTLDSIENYGRIPGKGDHSDDSENSSICSERSIDGYRRASDSYSWSGSQPRLYRDLWDQSIPKDIKEIIENCGHKHWGDRKEGLVGLQHYLNSGNTLTTSDLRRVTDIFTKMFMDSHTKVFSLFLDTLNELVITHSEGLGDWLYVLCARLLNKLGTDLLGSIQTKIQRTLDIVRDYFPGQQLLPAVMRYLTDPTQTPNSRVKVAALKFITQIAETAEPSALTSSAGTALARLLDWSNDGKSQDVKRHAQNAVISLYNLNPPQVTMILSELPKYYQETAWPLVQNHLRKSASSNPASPGTPPPRAQSSPARTKAKNDVKDSRTEIDGGDENMEEVYNSSHRSLRRTTAEIQNYGFERLERATTSKDSGISNMADVEERMEGLTLSNSGRSSSVSSPTQRGRSVSNITVNGSDTIAGDLILPQENNGYKTHGSSPDLMNRPEIVDNMVKTLQSKVAQTTEKVSVLQEFQLYVREGDALYVKRNFKKVLKVLLDSLSNDGKVIQVEVLQTLIDMLKCQELIESFSSYNELLVLKVIYAYKSDDQKVDASSGSGGRSPVHWNAEKCAATMAMVLKPEQIIHLVSTIIATESYPLNMGAIKMLHKVVEHWGRDAIEPHLAKVMPGLIKAYDDAESAVRKSAVFCMVAIHVAVGEEALKPHLSSLYSSKLKLLNIYIQRAQQQANSTPASPRSNNKN; encoded by the exons TTGGCAAAGACAGCGACGAAACCGACAGAGCG ATCAAATCGGCTCCTGTGAAGAGGCTGAATATGCCTCCGAAACGAGGTCAATTTGGACCTGCTAGGACACCGTCCTCTGCCTTAG CTGCTCCTGGTTCATCCTTCACGGTCCCAAGGTCAACGACTGTCAAAAGAACTCTGTCAGTAAGATCAGCATCag CGCAAGCCGGAGCCGTCGACGAAGAATATTTCATCACTTCGTTTGAAGCCGTACCTCCTGTTACTGTATTTTCGGCGAAAGACCTCGAAGAACAGATGAAGATTATCAAAGATACAGTGGGCGATGACAAGAAAGATTGGAAACTGAGAACGGATAGC atgaaaaaattaaggGCCATTGTACTCGCAGGTGGCACTATGTACGAAAATTTTCACGAATGCCTAAAGAACGTACAGCGACCATTCGAACAAGCCTGCACAGACCTTAGATCCCAAGTAGCGCGAGAGGCGTGTGTAACTCTAGCCTTTCTGAGTCAGAGCCTGAAGACCAAATTTGCCAGTTTTGGCGAGGCGGTTTTGCTCACGTTAATGAACCTCATACAGAACAGTGCCAAG GTCGTGGCGACAGCCGGTGCAGTAGCAGTTCGGTTTATCCTTCAAAATACTCACTGTAGTCGATATGTGCCTATCATTATATCGTGCGTGAGTAACAAGAGCAAAGACATTCGCAAAGCATCCTGGGAATATCTGGCTCTAATTCTGCAGACGTGGCCTACGCAGATATTGCAAAAGCACATAACAGTATTGCCAGATGCACTTAAAAAGGGCATCGCGGATTCTGATGCGGAAGCGCGAGTTTTCGCCAGAAA ATCATTCTGGGCATTTAAAAATCACTTTCCGGAACAAGCGGAAATATTACTGAATAACCTGGACGCGTCATACAAACGTTCTTTGATGTCACTCAGCAATAGCGGTAGCAGTAACAGCTTAAATGTTGTGGCTAATGCGAGATCGTCAAGCGTTAGTCCCCGAACAGCCAGACCTGCGATGAGCGCGGCAG GTAGTACGGAAAATTTGCATCAGACCATTGGTCAACCGCACGGTCTCAGACGTACTCCGTCTTTGCCTCGATCTTATCGTCAGTCTGGTATCCCGATACTACAAAGACCAACAGACAgtcatt aCCGAGGTACACCGGGAAGTGTTAGATCTACTAGCGCGATCGATTTACAAGCTGCTCAAAGGGCAAAAGCCAGAACAATGTATGCAAATATAAGTAGACAAAAAGCGGCAGCAGCACTTc CTCGCCCTAGTAAATCTCCAGATCCTAATGTTGCTAGTCcagaaagaattgcaagaACGAGAACAAGAATGTCGGGAGTTTCGCAATCTCAAc CTAGCAGCAGATCAGGTTCCCCATCGTCTAGATTGAACTACGCGACGTACAATCGCGAAGGCGAATCACTGATAGGCAGACCAAGACGATTATCTGGACATGGTGTCAATAGCACAAGCAACAGTCGCGAACCTAGTCCACAGAGGTTTGGAATGGATAGGAGTTTTGCGAGCAAAATAcg AGGGAGAAATCTACATATGTCACCGACGGACAGCACCAGGCCACCAGTCATGGCGCAGAAAATGCTGTTGAAATCGCGCGAAGCGGAGTCCGCTTTGGCGGACGCTCTAACTCTCGACAGTATCGAAAATTACGGCAGAATACCTGGCAAAGGAGATCATAGTGATGACAGTGAAAATAGTAGTATATGTTCGGAACGAAGCATAGATGGTTACAGACGAGCTAGTGat TCGTACTCATGGAGTGGCTCTCAACCGAGACTATACCGTGATCTATGGGATCAGTCTATCCCAAAG GatatcaaagaaattattgaaaactGTGGTCATAAACATTGGGGAGATCGGAAAGAAGGCTTGGTGGGCTTGCAGCATTATTTGAACAGTGGGAACACATTGACAACATCAGATTTGCGTAGAGTAACAGAcatttttacgaaaatgtTCATGGATTCCCATACCAAAGTCTTCAGTTTGTTTCTGGACACATTGAATGAACTAGTGATAACTCACAGCGAAGGTCTTGGTGATTGGCTTTATGTTTTGTGTGCAAGACTGCTCAATAAATTGGGCACTGATCTATTGGGATctatacaaacaaaaattcaGAGAACACTTGATATTGTAAG AGACTATTTTCCGGGACAACAGCTTCTACCAGCTGTAATGAGATATCTAACAGATCCAACACAAACACCAAATTCTCGCGTAAAAGTAGCAGCGTTGAAATTTATCACACAGATCGCTGAGACGGCAGAACCGTCCGCGTTAACTAGTTCTGCAGGGACAGCACTTGCGCGACTGCTCGACTGGTCAAATGATGGCAAAAGCCAAGACGTTAAGAGGCACGCACAGAACGCTGTGATATCGCTTTATAATCTCAATCCACCTCAAGTTACTATGATACTATCCGAGTTACCGAAATACTATCAA gAAACAGCCTGGCCTCTAGTACAAAATCATCTAAGGAAATCTGCTTCGAGTAATCCGGCTTCACCCGGCACACCACCGCCTAGAGCGCAAAGCTCGCCAGCTCGAACGAAAGCGAAGAACGACGTTAAAGATTCGAGAACCGAAATCGATGGAGGAGATGAGAACATGGAAGAAGTATACAA ttcttCTCATAGATCACTACGACGCACAACCGCTGAAATCCAAAATTACGGTTTCGAGCGTCTGGAGAGAGCTACTACCAGCAAAGACAGTGGAATCAGCAACATGGCCGATGTAGAAGAAAGAATGGAAGGTCTCACTTTATCCAATTCG GGTCGATCTTCGTCGGTTTCTTCACCAACACAACGAGGACGATCTGTTAGTAATATAACGGTAAATGGATCCGATACGATTGCTGGTGATTTGATTTTACCTCAAGAGAATAATGGTTACAAAACGCACg GATCATCGCCTGATCTAATGAATAGACCAGAAATCGTGGATAATATGGTTAAAACCCTACAATCTAAAGTGGCACAAACTACGGAGAAAGTATCAGTGTTACaagaatttcaattatatgttCGCGAAGGGGATGCGTTGTATGTCAAACGAAATTTTAA AAAAGTGCTCAAAGTTTTATTAGATAGTTTATCCAATGATGGTAAAGTGATACAGGTAGAGGTGCTTCAAACGCTAATTGATATGCTTAAATGTCAAGAATTGATAGAGAGTTTTTCCTCTTATAATGAATTGCTGGTATTGAAAGTTATTTATGCCTACAAATCCGATGATCAGAAGGTCGATGCTTCTAGCGGTAGCGGCGGTAGATCACCA GTACATTGGAACGCGGAGAAGTGTGCAGCGACGATGGCTATGGTTTTAAAACCTGAACAGATTATACATTTAGTTTCTACCATAATCGCTACAGAATCGTATCCATTAAATATGGGCGCAATAAAGATGTTACACAAGGTCGTGGAGCATTGGGGACGCGATGCTATCGAACCTCATCTTGCCAAAGTTATGCCAGGCCTTATCAAG GCTTACGATGATGCTGAAAGCGCAGTTCGCAAGAGTGCAGTCTTTTGTATGGTTGCGATTCATGTCGCGGTCGGTGAGGAGGCGCTGAAACCGCATCTGAGCAGTCTATATTCCAGCAAActgaaattgttaaatatttatatacaacgtGCGCAGCAACAAGCGAACAGTACACCCGCCAGTCCGCGTAGCAACAATAAGAATTAA